The genomic region AGAGAATCACGTCTTTTGCGACGGCAGTGGACGTAAAGGTGTAGGCATTCCTGACTGAGTTCACGCGCAGGCGACGCAGTGGATGCAAGATGCCTGTGATATCACTTCCTTTAACGGACTGGGTCGCTGTAGACGTGAACGCTCTCGAAGACTGAATACCCGTCAGTCGATAAGCTGAAATAAATGCTCGACAGGACCTTAGACCGAACAAAAAGCACTGAACAgccattatttaataaaactattaattttcAGTAATTTTCTAAAATACTGAAATTTCAGATATCACACATAGCTGTGCAATTTGAACATATAATAACGTCTAACATGCTGAGCGATTCGAAAGACACTAGGTCGGCGCCATGATTGTGTTCTTTCAAACTATGGAAGCCTCATGTGTCCAATTAATCCATTTCGCGTTTCTCCGTTTTTCTAAGAGATCTTAAAAACAGCACTTAAGTGTTCTGGAAAACATTTACAAGGCGCgcacaaaaaagagagaaaacgtTTAGCTTATACAATAAGCctatttttctttatgtttataATGTAGTCTAATAATGTGtgtatgcaatttatttcttacaaaatgtTGGCCAACGCacgttttttctctctctctccatataATAGCCTAGCTGTTACTCAGCTAtaactgttaaatgtttaaaaaaattgaatgaatGCCTAGATTTTGCTGAAAGGCATTTAATTGGTTGTTTGCttcgttattatttttttaatcaatttttttttttaacaggaagGTATGCCTCTGTGCTGAACGTGGCTTTTAAACATATTCACTAAAGAGTAAAGAGTGCACTTGTTTCTTAAAATAAGTTTACAGAATAAGCCATCTTTATTTTAGTTGCAGTCTGACTTATTGTTGCAGTTGACTTGGTTTAAAATAAGCCTAGTTTTTTTGGTAAGCTTGTTTTATGGAACATGCCACCAGTCTCCCTACATGCACAACTGCTTTTTCtctgtgtataaaaataaacctaGTCTAAAAGTAGGCTACCTATATTCCCTTTTATCCACCGATGTGGCATCAACAAAGTGCACAGACGCATTATGATCACTGTATTCATCTTCTCAGCGTACTTTAGGAACAGATAGCGATAAGAGGTGTGTTTGTGGGAGGGCTGTTCACTGTTATCAGATTTTTGAGACGTACAAAGTAATCTGCATACAAAGGTTTGACGTGAACCGAACGCATTACGGTATGGTCACGAAGTAGCATCGTGCAGAATGCTAGTTCGGGGATCTTCTTATTAATATAGGATGCAAAAAAGCTATTTGggtgttttaaaactttaatgtaTGCGACAGGGCACGCCTGCCCCCCTGCTGATGGCCTAATGTTACGGCAATACACCCTAACAACACCCACCCACCTGCAAACAGACACAACAAAGGCTACATAAACAAAGGAGCGGACCCACACCCAACACAAAACCCGAAGACatgcttaaaaagtttttaaacgGACTaacattaaattacagtttgcTAAAATTTACACGAAcatgttaataattaaatactttaCCGTTCTAATTAAGGTTACATTAAGATTACTTTGAGAACCGGTTTTACCTGTACCTGCGCTGCGCCGTTATATTTCTGCGCATGCGCAACCTCACCTGGCGGCTTCCTTGTTATAAGGAAAGCGATGGCTGGATCGCGGATAACTGTAGAGCTGTAGGTTGCGAGAGGATCcgcttaaaaaaacacaactagtAACTTAAACGAACACAAATCATTCGCTTGCGTTTTCGAAAATGCCTCGCGCGTTCCTGGTCAAAAAAGTGAACATCGCTGCCGAAAAAAGAAGCTGGAGTGAGATTCCGGACTCCGCGCGAGGGGACGTTTACATACCTGGTGAGTCTCGGTCGTGTTCAATGGGAAGTTAACAGAAATTAATATAcatacttactttttttttacatacttaaTTGTTGGCCTATATTGACGATGGTTGTTGTTGGAAACAAATCGTTACATCGCAGagtaaactaaaagaaaaatagtttctcgttatataaaatgttatgatgAGGTATTCTGAGTCTAATTGTTTtctaaagttattttatttacagtttttctggcaaatttaaaatgttttataaattacGTGATATTGTGCTGACTTGTGATGGATGTCGTATCGATTGCTTGCATTAAATAGTTCTAAGGACCCTaatcattttgtattaaataatagcctaacaataataatgattaaaaaaaatgtcatgcaaTTAAACGAAGACTTAAAAAAGCATACCTTAACTCAGCGTCCAGTCAAAATCTCTTTGCTCCGACTTAAAAATCTCTTTGCTCTTGTTGCAGAGTCTTTTTTTCCACCATACGTGCATGAAGTCTCGGAGGGCAGCACTGCGGAGTGCTCCTTCACGACTGCACAAAAAAACGACAAATTTGTTCAGGTTCGGTCACGTGTGTTGTCTGCACAACTGCCTTCTTCTGCCGCACAGGGTCAACTTAGCCATAAGCCAGAATGCCACGTGAAGACCCAAAGAGCGCCTTACTCACGCTCAAAGATAAAGGTGAGCCGACAGTCCTTTtggtaaaacacacattttttaatgatgtttttatgtgtgtcaAGAACATCTCTCTCCGTTTTCTCCCATTTTCAGATGACTACAGGTAACATGCCATCTCCAGTCATTCTAGATAATGCAAACGAATTATCAGACGCCCCCCCCGCTGCGTCGGTGTTGTCCTGCCAGGTGTGCCAGAAGACATTCACTACAGCACGCATGCTGAAACGCCACGTGAAGTGCCACAGCGAAACAAAAAAGCACTCTTGTGAGCACTGCGGAAAAGGATTTAATGACGCTTTCGACTTGAAGAGGCACGTACGCACTCATACGGGTAAGTgcgcatttaaataaaaacgtatatttatatgcttaaatATGCAAGTTTGCATATTTCCGTGTCTAACCTTCCTCTCAACTCGCAATACACAGGTGTGAGACCCTATAAGTGCACTTTGTGCGTTAAAGCCTTCACTCAGCGCTGCTCTTTAGAATCTCACCTGAGGAAGATCCACGCCGTTACTCAACAGTATGCCTACAAGGAGCGCAGGGACAAACTATacgtgtgtgaggagtgtggcTTGACTGCACAGACGCGGAACGGTCTGCAAAATCATCTCCAAGCTGAACATCCGCAGAGACTCTTaatgacaaaaagcaaacataaacTTACAGGTTACCCATCTGGAGGTAACGCTACACTGTGTTCTCCCACATAAAGTGCCGAAGAACAAAAATCGAGGGCCTAGTTATTAATGattatgcattttgtttcaCTCTACATGCACTTTTGGAAGACAGAAGGCATAATAACTGCTTATCTGCTTATCCCTTATAGAATTATTGTAATTAGGAAAATAATTCGAATGTATTGCATCGAATGCCGAATTATGCCGAAGCGTATGAaagtacacacaaaaataaaattctggtacatttttgtttggttttgaacATATGCTCTTGTGAAAGTGAGGACGGCAACATTTTAGCTTGCTTTACTATTATTTATGACTTGTAATGTATCACATGCAACCTTAATAGAGCTAACTTTTTGACCTGCGCGTGCTTTACACAATTATGTGTAATttcataaaattgttattatttatttaactacaaATAGTAATTtctattgaaaatgtatttgtaattacacatttgtaattgTAAGGTTTTAGTTTAGcaggtaaaaaatgtaaataaagaaataaatgtgaagTCTAggctattaatttaaatgaaggCTACTGAATAGTTaatgtaaaaatcaaaataagtgcacttttatacagtacagtaaaaaaaaatttaaactttaCAGTAAATCACTATTAAAAAGTGTTCTTAATTGTGGCAAGAAATAGTCATGGTCATGCATGCTCTTTAAGTAAAATTGGTCTTAATTAATAGtctgttaaataattttttttatagcgTATAGGCTGCTTAAGATTTGAAGTAGGCCTATGCTATTCAATAAGAAAAGGTTTGCCCATTAGACATTATTAATACCGCAGCATTAAACTTGTAGACAGgcctatatataaaaaagacgTGCTTCTGTTAAATAAGCTAAGCTATAAGAAAAGTGAAGCACTAATAAGACTCGCACACGCGGTCAGCGGGCTGGTGTGAACGGACCAATTATTAGGGTTTGAAGGCGCGTTTAAGGATGACGTCAGAGCGAAGTCCGCAAGGAGACCGTTCAGGTGAAAGGAGGTTGAGGTGGAAAATACGCGATGCTCGGGAAGGAGAGCCAGAGGATTCCGTCAATCCGTCCTTTCGACTGGCCGCGAAATTAAAGCGCAGAGAACATAACCAAAGATTAATCTCGTCCTCCGCCGATTACGACACGCAGCGATCGGCAGCCTTCGACAGAAGCGTCTGCGCGTCGCGAGGCGCGCGAACACGATGCGCGCGCTGCTGCCCAGCCATCGCTCCGTCTCGAGCTTGCGATGCTTTTGTCACACCGACTGAGGGGAAATCGAGCGCAACAGTTACCCGCTATTCCCGATCGCCGGCCGGACCGGAACCCAGAAGAATCGCTAACCGGGATTAGGTGATGAGATAACCTCTCGTGAGGCGCGAAAGGGAACGGACGCATCTTTCGGGGATGCTCTTTTGTAATGAACGTCGCCACCATAGAAACGTGGTGGCACTCGCCGCTGATGGGGTGAAATAGGTCACGGAGAGGTCCTGACGGTGGACCGCAGCGCTCTTTTTCATCCCGGACCGCGCGTGCCGTGATAATACATGTTAGTGAAAGATGCAAGGGGTGACGGTGACGGGAGAAGCGCCCACATTGAATGGGGGCGGAAGGGAGGAGGTAAGGCGTGAAAATGTTGGTAAATAAAACCATGAGTTTCTTCTTGATGTATTGCAAATGCGATAAAAGAAAATATCGTAGACAttcatgtttttcaaatatatacagtctactttttatatatatatatatatatatatatatatatatatatatatatatatatatatatatatataacgtaaatacaacaataataaaactaaacaacatTGACGAGCTATCTATCAATAAACAATGATGCTTCTAGTTAAGAAACTCATTCAAGCAACTAATCGTCACATGCAAATAATTTATATGACTCTAGCAAAAGCTTTTTGGTTTATTCAAAGTCAccttcatatttattcattttatttccatcATAAATacggttgcaaaaaaaaaaaaaaataatacattgtaCAGCAGAGAGCTAATCacgtatatgtaaatataaatttaatatttattatgaaatgaacCCTTATAGGAAAACACTGCATTGCTTAGTGCAATAAAAAGGtgttatgatatatttttgtatatgttAGACTATATTtttacgatatatatatatatatatatttttaacagtatttgCTTTAGCTATCAAGACATTTGACTCTGTTTAACCTGGCTTGGAATTGCCTGTTTATTAAGGGAAGGGGCCTGTGACCTGTCTATATTCCATGTCACCATAGGAACGATGAAAGCTGGTAGATGAGAATGCACCCCCATTATTtccctgtttctctctttctctcaagaCCTGTGATAGAAAGAGCGATACCATGCATCCAATACAGAGAGAACTGactaaatgcatttctaaaaaaaagacactttccCAAATCTGCAAAATGCTTATATGAAGTTATATGCTTATATGAAccttaaatatttgaattaaaaactagtgttttttttttgcgctcagATATTCTCACTTTGACTTCTCCCAGCTGGCTCACAACGTTTATCTTAGATAACTGGAGGCCGGGTCTCAGGGGGGACGTTCATTATTTTCTGGATGGTTATGCATCCAGTGTGAAGTTCATTAAAGAAAATCCaataattaacacacacacttttctaaCAGCACGCACAGTGCCTTGCGttactttaaatgcatattttgtgaCAGTACGAGCCTTCTCTCCATTCTTTCTCTCACTCGCTCACACCCTCAGTTGCTGAGTTTACCCCCCATATAGAGTTACAGACCGATCGATAGGCGGAGAGACAGTGGGGGGATGGGTCATTTTTGTAATCATTATTGAGTTTTCATAATGTTTGTGCTACATTGTCACTTACAAACGTATCGAtacttttagctgcagctaTTTCTGTTCAGTGACAGCTCTCAGTTTACAGCGTCTGTCGTTCAGCTGTTCTCTGCTTTGTACGGGGCAGGGTGGCTGCCAACGAGTCTTTATGTTTCGCTCGTGTTGCTTTGTGGATAAACGCATCTCGCTGAGCACTCGCCTGGTCAAATAGAAATGATGCATATGCTGACAAGGCATTTAAGACATTAAGAGGGCACTCAGACATTACTCTTTTAATTTATGAGTATGCCTTTCTCCTCCGCTATTTTCCATTGTTGATATCAACATGCCTCTAACACATAACTAGTCTCTCTTGTGTACTAGCGATGCACCGATTAATGTGCTCTGTAGCCCATCCACTGATGCATTTCTCTCTCAATATCATTTGTTCAGACTGAATATTTTATGAGCCCAGTGTCCTTCATCTCAAAATATTGCACATCTCAAATAGATATGAAAGGAAAGCCTCTAGCAGAGATAGGAATCGTAAAAATGTCCTCGTAACGATACCAGTCCATTGCTAAACGATGCAgtcaataaaaagtattttaagaaACGTacaaattttcatattttatgatgttttagaGGTGGCATAAATAAAATCGAATaatttgcattaacatttttaacaacaattGTTTATTGAACAAATGATATGagcatgtttaatttatttatcatttcaaCAATAATTCAGCAGCTACACTCATTTCATCCTCAGAGCAGTTGTAATAAGCTGCATGCtgttaattagaaaaaaattattgtatttttgattttgcCAAAGACTTATCcgacaaacaataaatacagaTCTGTGACTCTTTAATGGGTTGTGACCGATTGCAAGTGGCACGTGAACCGTtcatctcttcctctttactattcatagcatgaaataaacacgAATGAACATTAGTATCATGTTTCAACTGCAGAAACATGTCAATGTCCGTTTTTCAAGTTCAAAGCACAGATATTAATCTACTCTCGTGTCTATTCTGTTTGTCAGACAAAAAAGCCGCCTGTCACTCAAACTCTCTGAGAAGGGTCAATTGCACATGAGAGCCAACCCTTTCAATGTTTAAGGTACTAATACGCTCCCTttaggagtaaaaaaaaagactaatacTGTACTGGAAAGGTATCATCTCAGTGACAGATTTTTTGTAGCCTTTTTTTGCTGAGAGTGTTAGCAGACTGTGCAAAAACGTATGAATAATGTAAGATTTTCACCTGAACATGAACAGGATTGTTTCTCAGTTCCCAACTCAGGTTTTATGCACATCCAGGAAGTAAACTGAGCGAAAAACAAACCTCCACTTGCTGTCTTATCCCCTTTCCCAAGAGGGCAAATAATGTATCGACTCATACGCGCTTGCAGGAAAACACTTACACTTGGGCTTGACTTTTACGATTTTTGCCCAATCCTCCGATGCCTCTCATGTAAAAAAAGCATTCGAATACACATGATCATATGACTGCAGACATTCTCAGGGCATCTAAATAATTTAACCTATTTGAGTGATTCTGAAATAGCTAACTTTATCCACTATTTATACATCActgccattttgttttatgcaagtGCCCTAATCACAGCCTCCAGTATTGAATCTCACTGAATATCATTCACATCTCTTAGGACACATTTTCTTGTGGTACCAACACTGGCTTCTCACCCTCCAGCAACTGCATATCTCTGAGATGCTGTGCAGTGAAAGCATCtagtgaataaataattaatttgtgataagcttgcatattttattgaaatttgaAAGAGTAATGATACTTTGTAACTGAAAATTTGGACAAACCTGTATGTAAGTATATATGggaatattatttttgtgtgatatGCTGTATTATCATGTTTCAAGGCTCAAGTCGCAATTATTAAAAACGTGCGTGGATATCAGCTTGTGCACATGGCAAAGCTCACTGCAGGCCCTAATGGATTCTATCTCTCCCATCCCAGTTTGCTCTCTTGTCCTTGTAAAAGGAACAATTAAACTCCTGCCAAGAGGAGCCCAGCCTCCATGCCACGCTTGGGCTGCAGCCTGCTTTTAGTGCTGCAGTTTCTCACAGCAAGGGCATTGCTCGTACTATTAGCTGATTTATGTGTGTaagtatctgtgtgtgtattagagagCGTGCATGTAGAAGAGACAGCAGGGAAAAAGGACAAAGAAAGGacgaaaaaattaaatattgtagaAAACCTAATCTTTGTGTGCCATACCTTTCAGAGAAAGTGTatggtttgttttttctccCTCCTGCTAGTTTGGAACCGGTTCATCTTTGCCCATATGGCTTCAATACTGAAAGTCACCACTGGGGTCAAACTAGGCAGTAGAGATCCAT from Puntigrus tetrazona isolate hp1 chromosome 21, ASM1883169v1, whole genome shotgun sequence harbors:
- the ovol1b gene encoding putative transcription factor Ovo-like 1 isoform X1; amino-acid sequence: MSYRLLALNSSKDPNHFVLNNSLTIIMIKKNVMQLNEDLKKHTLTQRPVKISLLRLKNLFALVAESFFPPYVHEVSEGSTAECSFTTAQKNDKFVQVRSRVLSAQLPSSAAQGQLSHKPECHVKTQRAPYSRSKIKMTTGNMPSPVILDNANELSDAPPAASVLSCQVCQKTFTTARMLKRHVKCHSETKKHSCEHCGKGFNDAFDLKRHVRTHTGVRPYKCTLCVKAFTQRCSLESHLRKIHAVTQQYAYKERRDKLYVCEECGLTAQTRNGLQNHLQAEHPQRLLMTKSKHKLTGYPSGGNATLCSPT
- the ovol1b gene encoding putative transcription factor Ovo-like 1 isoform X2; its protein translation is MPRAFLVKKVNIAAEKRSWSEIPDSARGDVYIPESFFPPYVHEVSEGSTAECSFTTAQKNDKFVQVRSRVLSAQLPSSAAQGQLSHKPECHVKTQRAPYSRSKIKMTTGNMPSPVILDNANELSDAPPAASVLSCQVCQKTFTTARMLKRHVKCHSETKKHSCEHCGKGFNDAFDLKRHVRTHTGVRPYKCTLCVKAFTQRCSLESHLRKIHAVTQQYAYKERRDKLYVCEECGLTAQTRNGLQNHLQAEHPQRLLMTKSKHKLTGYPSGGNATLCSPT